The DNA region CTGTCATATTTTCGCACAAAACTCAAGAGAAATATGTGTTTGTTTCTAATGTCTGGTTTTCGCCGGAAGAAGAAATAAAAAAGGACGGAGAAGAATCCGTCCTTTTCAGCGTGTGCAGAAAAACAGGTCAGCGGTTAGTGACTTACAAGTTATTTTCTTGTTTCTTCAACCGCAAAACAAGAAAATGTTAAGTTTCTTCATCGGGTTATCCCTGAAGGTGATGTCCCGATGAAGAAACTTATCCAGCTCTGCTGGGTCTGATAAGAGCACCTATTTGTGGGCCGCAGGATCCCTTTGGGTTGCGGGGCTCGTTCCCGCATTAATTGATCTATTCCTTGATCAGCATGGTGACAGGATCGAGCGACAAACTCTGGTTTGCGATTGTGTCACGGCCTTTCAGAACGTTTAATTTAACGGCGTCATTGTGGGGTTCAAGCTTGATAACCACATCGAGCAGGTCGCTGAATTCGCTGATCTGAATCGGCATGCCCTCGGTATCCGGTTCTTCGTGGCGGTGGCTGCGCACGGTAAACCAGATATGGGATTTAAATTTCTGCGAGAGTTCTTTTAAGGTATGTAAGTCCGCTCGCTTGATCTGTTCATTGACGGGCAGGCCGTCGATCAGAATCATCTGCGGCGTGAAAATCTGCTGGTCGGCCAGTTCGGTTAAACGCTCCTCGAGGCGGGGAACACTGAATCCGCCAATATTGAAGGTCATGATGAAGCGATGGGGCAGCAGCTCGTTCCAAAGTTCATCGATCTTTTCAATTCTATACTGGGCGGCGATATTGTTGAAAACTTCCTTGTACCAGAGGTTGACCTTTCTTACCGGATCCCCGAGGCTGACATGCAGGGCACAATCGCCTCTAAGTAGTGAATTCAGGGCCAACTGGACCAGGAGCGCGGTTTTGCCGACCCCGGCCCGGGCCACTACCGCGCCCAATCCGCCTTCCGGCAGAATATAACCTTTTTCATCGCTGACAGCCCGTAACGGGTTACGCATGATCAAATCTTTTTTCAACATCATAAAACTCCTCTCTCGCAGGTAGATGACCTGGTAGGCGTGGCGGTTTCGGACTTTCATCAGGCAGCGCCTTTTTTAGACTCCTCGGCTTTTCTCTTGAGCAACTCTTCCGTGATGCTCTGTGGAACCTGGCGATAGCTGGCAAACTCCATGGTGAACTGGGCCTTGCCCTGAGTGCTGGAGCGCAGGACCGTGGAGTAACCAAACATCTCCGCCAGGGGGACCTGGCTTTCAATGA from Pseudomonadota bacterium includes:
- a CDS encoding cytoplasmic protein translates to MKVRNRHAYQVIYLRERSFMMLKKDLIMRNPLRAVSDEKGYILPEGGLGAVVARAGVGKTALLVQLALNSLLRGDCALHVSLGDPVRKVNLWYKEVFNNIAAQYRIEKIDELWNELLPHRFIMTFNIGGFSVPRLEERLTELADQQIFTPQMILIDGLPVNEQIKRADLHTLKELSQKFKSHIWFTVRSHRHEEPDTEGMPIQISEFSDLLDVVIKLEPHNDAVKLNVLKGRDTIANQSLSLDPVTMLIKE